A single genomic interval of Falsibacillus albus harbors:
- a CDS encoding DUF1360 domain-containing protein gives MHLTLLQFIILSFASFRLTHLLVFDKITSFIRAPFFEEFMEKDENGKEELYIMPKQSGVRGWIGELLSCYWCTGIWMAIFLFLFAKYVPYIADPVILILAVAGVGAFIESIIQKLVNE, from the coding sequence GTGCATCTTACATTACTCCAATTTATTATTTTGAGTTTTGCTTCCTTTCGATTAACACATCTTTTGGTCTTTGATAAGATCACGTCATTTATTAGGGCGCCTTTTTTTGAAGAATTCATGGAAAAGGATGAGAATGGGAAAGAAGAACTGTATATCATGCCCAAGCAATCCGGGGTAAGGGGCTGGATCGGTGAATTGTTGAGCTGTTATTGGTGCACCGGCATCTGGATGGCCATATTCTTATTCTTGTTTGCCAAGTATGTTCCTTATATAGCAGATCCGGTCATTTTAATTTTAGCGGTTGCTGGTGTCGGGGCATTCATTGAATCCATCATCCAAAAATTAGTGAATGAATGA
- a CDS encoding CotY/CotZ family spore coat protein, with translation MGCGSHDGRNDRNCVCEVVRAIKDIQDNAVNDDCLECSSSCFLEPLGDLVSPARRRRADTRVFTLTTSNGDLFKGLFRDHEETDAAADTQDSRHREKTCASIYFRVEDVFDNCCATLRVLKPFKNSYRVNVVDDKGRVQYDKICEVTRFEKTNSCITVDLDCFCAIQCIKDEFLNICDN, from the coding sequence ATGGGTTGTGGAAGTCATGACGGACGTAATGACCGTAATTGTGTATGTGAAGTAGTACGCGCGATTAAAGATATACAAGATAATGCTGTAAATGACGATTGTTTAGAGTGTTCATCAAGCTGTTTCTTGGAGCCGCTTGGAGATTTGGTGAGCCCGGCTCGCCGTCGTCGTGCAGATACTCGCGTATTTACACTCACTACTAGTAACGGTGATCTTTTCAAAGGTCTATTCAGAGATCATGAGGAAACAGATGCTGCCGCAGATACTCAAGATAGCAGACATAGAGAAAAAACTTGCGCCTCTATCTATTTCCGCGTGGAAGATGTTTTCGATAACTGCTGCGCCACTCTTCGCGTATTAAAACCATTCAAGAACTCCTACCGCGTGAATGTTGTCGATGACAAAGGCCGAGTGCAGTACGATAAAATTTGCGAAGTCACTCGCTTCGAGAAAACAAATTCTTGTATTACTGTAGACCTTGACTGCTTCTGCGCGATCCAATGTATTAAAGATGAATTTTTAAATATCTGCGATAATTAA